GGAGTATGTGGAAGCTTTGGCGTTACTGAGTACTTTGGTGAAAGAGGTGAGGAGGTTAGATGATAAGCTTCTTCTCGTTGACATTGACTTGCTTGAAAGCAAACTTCACTTCTCGTTGAGGAACTTACCAAAGGCGAAAGCTGCACTCACCGCAGCTAGAACGGCTGCAAACGCTATCTACGTCCCACCGGCTCAGCAAGGGACGATAGATCTCCAGAGTGGGATCCTCCACGCTGAGGAGAAGGACTACAAAACGGGATACAGCTACTTCTTCGAAGCCTTTGAGTCGTTCAACGCTCTGGGAGATCCGAGAGCGGTGTTCAGTTTGAAGTACATGTTGCTGTGCAAGATCATGGTTAGCCAAGCTGATGACGTGGCTGGAATCATCTCCTCAAAGGCTGGACTCCAGTACGTTGGTCCGGATCTAGACGCCATGAAGGCGGTCGCCGATGCTCACTCGAAGAGGTCTTTGAAGCTGTTTGAGAACGCGCTCCGTGACTACAAGGCGCAGCTGGAGGACGACCCGATTGTCCACAGGCATCTCTCTTCTCTCTATGACACGCTTCTGGAGCAGAATCTTTGTCGTTTGATCGAGCCTTTCTCGCGAGTTGAGATTGGTCACATTGCTGAGCTGATTGGGTTGCCGGTGGACCATGTGGAGAAGAAGCTGTCTCAGATGATTCTTGACAAGAAATTTGCGGGTACGTTGGATCAAGGAGCTGGGTGTCTCATCATATTCGAAGATCCGAAGGCGGATGCTATCTACTCGGCTACTCTTGACACCATTGCGAACATGGGGAAGGTTGTTGACAGCCTTTATGTCCGGTCTGCCAAAATCATGTCGTGAGTGAGTGAGTGAGTGAGTTCGGAGTCTGAATCGCATTCTATCTTTCTTTGTTCTTTATTTTCGGTTTTTAGATATCATTTGGACTCCGAGAAACTGAAAGTAAACTGTATGGATTGTTCCCATTAGCTCATTTCGGTTATGTTACATTTTGGTTGTTGCAGTTTACAAAACGTTTTGACTTGAAGAAACTGATGCTTCTCAAACGTTTTATATTAGCCTCACAAGTCAAACTTTGTGTTAATTTCGTTCTTTAACTCGTTCAAGTTTCATTGATTTTTTTTTTCCGCTGTGCATTTATAAAATTCTGACCAACCACGAACTCAATTCAACTAGGGACCCACAATCATTTCTTATACCAAAGCAGGAGATGACTTGCACACAAGTCTCGTTTTTTTTTTTTTTTTTTTTTTCTCTTCTGTCATATTCTTTGATGTGCTGTCTCCATTTAGCTTTGTGATTCAACTTTAAATTTGTTAATTATGAAACTAAGTTCTTTAATTGAATGTGTCAAGTGTCTCTGCGGATGGCGATACTCTTGACTAGTTTGGTTATGTAGTGGTGAGTTGGTGCATCCTTAAACCCACGAATGCTCTTAATAGTTTGGGTTTTACACGAAAATGTTCCTCTTTGCGTTGGGGCAGTAACGTTCGTTGCCGTTTGCGAAGTTAAATCACTTTTTAT
The DNA window shown above is from Brassica oleracea var. oleracea cultivar TO1000 chromosome C3, BOL, whole genome shotgun sequence and carries:
- the LOC106335855 gene encoding 26S proteasome non-ATPase regulatory subunit 11 homolog, coding for MVSYPATTESISLAQEANSSEAIQILYQVLEDPSSSPEALRIKEQAITNLCDRLTEEKRGEDLRTLLTKLRPFFSLIPKAKTAKIVRGIIDAVAKIPGTTNLQITLCKEMVEWTRAEKRTFLRQRVEARLAALLMENKEYVEALALLSTLVKEVRRLDDKLLLVDIDLLESKLHFSLRNLPKAKAALTAARTAANAIYVPPAQQGTIDLQSGILHAEEKDYKTGYSYFFEAFESFNALGDPRAVFSLKYMLLCKIMVSQADDVAGIISSKAGLQYVGPDLDAMKAVADAHSKRSLKLFENALRDYKAQLEDDPIVHRHLSSLYDTLLEQNLCRLIEPFSRVEIGHIAELIGLPVDHVEKKLSQMILDKKFAGTLDQGAGCLIIFEDPKADAIYSATLDTIANMGKVVDSLYVRSAKIMS